From the Oryzias latipes chromosome 22, ASM223467v1 genome, one window contains:
- the LOC101163535 gene encoding protein tyrosine phosphatase type IVA 2-like isoform X2, which produces MNRPAPVEISYDCLRFLITHNPTDAQMGKFIEDLKAFGVNTLVRVCAATYDKTPVEQEGIQVLDWPFDDGSAPPDQVVGDWLNLLQAKFKEQPGCCVAVHCVAGLGRAPVLVALALIECGMEYEDAVHLIRQKRRGALNAKQLHYLEEYKSKLCLRLKDANGQSCCIQ; this is translated from the exons ATGAACCGACCCGCTCCCGTTGAGATTTCCTACGACTGTCTGCGATTCCTCATCACCCACAATCCTACTGACGCACAGATGGGAAAGTTTATAGAG GATTTAAAGGCATTTGGGGTAAACACTCTGGTGAGAGTGTGCGCTGCTACCTATGACAAGACACCCGTGGAACAAGAAGGCATACAAGTGCTG GACTGGCCTTTCGATGATGGTTCCGCCCCACCAGACCAGGTGGTTGGGGACTGGCTGAACCTGCTGCAAGCAAAGTTTAAAGAGCAGCCTGGCTGCTGCGTGGCTGTGCACTGTGTTGCTGGACTGGGACG AGCACCGGTGCTGGTGGCTCTGGCTTTAATCGAGTGTGGGATGGAATATGAAGATGCTGTTCACTTAATAAGGCA aaaacgtCGAGGCGCTCTGAACGCCAAGCAGCTGCATTACCTCGAGGAATACAAGTCCAAGCTTTGCCTGCGCTTGAAAGATGCTAACGGTCAGAGCTGCTGTATACAGTAG
- the LOC101163535 gene encoding protein tyrosine phosphatase type IVA 2-like isoform X1: MNRPAPVEISYDCLRFLITHNPTDAQMGKFIEDLKAFGVNTLVRVCAATYDKTPVEQEGIQVLDWPFDDGSAPPDQVVGDWLNLLQAKFKEQPGCCVAVHCVAGLGRAPVLVALALIECGMEYEDAVHLIRQKRRGALNAKQLHYLEEYKSKLCLRLKDANDTTTEPARSPTETSVSMVLWPSGTP, encoded by the exons ATGAACCGACCCGCTCCCGTTGAGATTTCCTACGACTGTCTGCGATTCCTCATCACCCACAATCCTACTGACGCACAGATGGGAAAGTTTATAGAG GATTTAAAGGCATTTGGGGTAAACACTCTGGTGAGAGTGTGCGCTGCTACCTATGACAAGACACCCGTGGAACAAGAAGGCATACAAGTGCTG GACTGGCCTTTCGATGATGGTTCCGCCCCACCAGACCAGGTGGTTGGGGACTGGCTGAACCTGCTGCAAGCAAAGTTTAAAGAGCAGCCTGGCTGCTGCGTGGCTGTGCACTGTGTTGCTGGACTGGGACG AGCACCGGTGCTGGTGGCTCTGGCTTTAATCGAGTGTGGGATGGAATATGAAGATGCTGTTCACTTAATAAGGCA aaaacgtCGAGGCGCTCTGAACGCCAAGCAGCTGCATTACCTCGAGGAATACAAGTCCAAGCTTTGCCTGCGCTTGAAAGATGCTAACG ATACAACAACAGAACCAGCTAGATCTCCAACTGAAACCTCAGTGTCCATGGTTTTATGGCCCTCCGGCACTCCGTAG